Proteins found in one Streptococcus anginosus subsp. whileyi MAS624 genomic segment:
- the gyrA gene encoding DNA gyrase subunit A, which translates to MQDNNLVNVNLTSEMKTSFIDYAMSVIVARALPDVRDGLKPVHRRILYGMNELGVTPDKPHKKSARITGDVMGKYHPHGDSSIYEAMVRMAQWWSCRHMLVDGHGNFGSMDGDGPAAQRYTEARMSKISLEMLRDINKNTVDFADNYDSSEREPLVLPSRFPNLLVNGATGIAVGMATNIPPHNLSETIDAVKLVMDNPDVTTHDLMEVLPGPDFPTGALVMGKSGIHRAYETGKGSIVLRARTEIEETKSGRERIVVTEFPYMVNKTKVHEHIVRLVQEKRIDGITAVRDESNREGVRFIIEVKRDASAHVILNNLFKLTQMQTNFSFNMLAIQNGVPKILSLREILLAYIEHQKEVVTRRTVFDKEKAEARAHILAGLLIALDHIDEVIRIIRNSETDAEAQAELMARYELSERQSQAILDMRLRRLTGLERDKIQSEYDDLMKLIADLADILAKPERVVAIIKEELEEIKRKFSDERRTELMVGEVLALEDEDLIEEADVLITLSNKGYIKRLNQDEFTAQRRGGRGIQGTGVKDDDFVRELVSTSTHDRLLFFTNKGRVYRLKGYEIPEYGRTAKGLPIVNLLKLDEGETIQTIINVQAEHDNNSYLFFTTRYGVVKRTSVTEFANIRQNGLKALNLKDEDELINVFLTNGQADIIIGTKMGYAVRFNENQVRNMGRAATGVRGVNLRAGDHVVGASVISNDQEVLVITEKGYGKRTLASEYATKGRGGKGMKTANITEKNGPLAGLMAVNGDEDLMIITNTGVIIRTNVANISQTGRATLGVKVMRLDKGAQIVTFTSVAADSEKEEDEE; encoded by the coding sequence ATGCAGGATAATAATTTAGTAAATGTGAATTTAACAAGCGAAATGAAGACGAGTTTCATCGATTATGCCATGAGTGTCATTGTTGCTCGTGCTCTTCCAGATGTTCGAGACGGCTTAAAGCCTGTTCACCGTAGAATATTGTATGGAATGAATGAGCTGGGGGTAACTCCTGACAAACCACATAAGAAATCTGCTCGTATCACGGGTGATGTCATGGGTAAATACCATCCACATGGAGACTCTTCTATCTATGAAGCAATGGTGCGGATGGCGCAATGGTGGTCTTGCCGTCACATGTTAGTAGATGGTCACGGAAACTTTGGTTCTATGGACGGAGACGGTCCTGCGGCACAACGGTATACAGAAGCTCGGATGAGCAAAATATCGCTTGAAATGTTACGCGATATCAACAAAAATACAGTTGATTTTGCAGATAACTATGATAGCAGTGAGCGTGAGCCATTAGTTTTACCGTCACGTTTTCCTAATTTGCTGGTCAATGGGGCGACAGGTATTGCTGTGGGAATGGCAACAAACATTCCTCCTCACAATCTTAGTGAGACCATTGATGCTGTAAAATTAGTCATGGACAATCCAGATGTAACAACACATGACCTTATGGAAGTGTTGCCTGGTCCAGACTTCCCGACAGGCGCTTTGGTTATGGGGAAATCAGGCATTCATCGCGCTTATGAAACTGGGAAAGGTTCCATTGTTCTACGTGCTCGGACGGAAATCGAAGAAACAAAATCTGGTCGTGAACGAATTGTGGTTACTGAATTTCCGTATATGGTCAATAAAACCAAAGTTCACGAACATATTGTGCGGTTAGTCCAAGAAAAGCGTATTGACGGAATTACAGCGGTTCGTGACGAATCTAACCGTGAAGGGGTTCGTTTTATCATTGAAGTGAAGCGGGATGCAAGTGCGCATGTTATCTTGAACAATTTATTCAAATTAACGCAAATGCAGACGAATTTTAGCTTCAATATGCTGGCGATTCAAAATGGAGTGCCAAAGATTTTGTCTTTACGCGAGATTTTGCTTGCTTATATTGAACACCAAAAAGAAGTGGTTACACGCCGGACAGTTTTTGATAAGGAAAAGGCGGAAGCTCGTGCACATATTTTAGCTGGTTTGCTGATTGCACTAGATCACATTGATGAAGTGATTCGCATCATCCGAAACAGCGAGACAGATGCAGAAGCGCAAGCAGAGTTGATGGCACGCTATGAATTATCCGAACGTCAAAGTCAGGCGATTCTGGATATGCGTCTTCGCCGTTTAACGGGATTGGAACGGGATAAGATTCAATCTGAATATGACGACTTGATGAAATTGATAGCAGATTTAGCAGATATTTTAGCTAAACCAGAACGAGTTGTTGCGATTATCAAGGAAGAATTAGAAGAGATTAAACGTAAGTTTTCTGACGAACGTCGTACAGAACTAATGGTTGGTGAAGTACTGGCTCTGGAAGATGAAGATCTCATCGAGGAAGCAGATGTTTTGATTACACTTTCCAATAAGGGTTACATCAAACGGTTGAACCAAGATGAATTCACTGCGCAAAGACGTGGTGGTCGTGGTATTCAAGGAACAGGTGTAAAGGATGACGATTTTGTCCGTGAATTAGTTTCTACCAGCACACATGATCGCTTACTCTTCTTTACCAATAAAGGTCGCGTTTATCGTTTGAAAGGCTATGAAATTCCTGAATACGGTCGTACAGCGAAAGGTTTGCCGATTGTTAATTTATTGAAATTGGACGAAGGCGAAACAATCCAAACGATTATCAACGTTCAAGCCGAGCATGATAATAATTCCTACCTTTTCTTTACAACGCGCTATGGTGTTGTGAAACGGACAAGCGTAACAGAGTTTGCTAATATTCGTCAAAACGGTCTGAAAGCTCTGAATTTAAAAGATGAGGATGAACTCATCAATGTCTTTTTGACAAATGGTCAAGCAGATATCATTATTGGAACAAAAATGGGTTATGCTGTACGTTTTAATGAAAACCAAGTCCGAAATATGGGACGGGCTGCAACCGGCGTGCGCGGAGTGAATTTGCGTGCGGGTGACCATGTTGTAGGAGCAAGTGTCATTTCGAATGATCAAGAAGTGTTAGTCATCACTGAAAAAGGATATGGCAAGCGTACTTTAGCTAGTGAATACGCTACGAAAGGACGTGGCGGAAAAGGGATGAAAACAGCTAATATTACTGAGAAAAATGGTCCATTAGCAGGTTTGATGGCTGTGAATGGTGATGAAGATTTGATGATTATCACAAATACAGGGGTCATTATTCGGACAAATGTTGCCAATATTTCTCAAACAGGACGTGCAACTTTGGGTGTTAAAGTAATGCGACTAGATAAGGGAGCGCAGATTGTCACTTTTACAAGCGTTGCAGCGGATAGCGAAAAAGAAGAGGATGAAGAATAA